The stretch of DNA AATAATAATATCAGGAAGATTTTTCTCTCGCATGCATTTCGCCTCATTGGGCTTGGTATGATCTTAGGGAATGCGATCGGATTGATTTTATGCTGGATCCAATATAAATTTCAATTGGTTTCGCTCGACCAGGAAAGTTATTATGTAAAAACAGTTCCGATAGAGATCAACTGGTGGCATTTTATTTTACTGAACATTGTGACTATAGTTATTTGCCAGCTCGCGTTGTTTCTTCCTTCGCTTATTGTAACAAGAATTTCCCCGGTACGGGCAATCAGGTTCAGTTGAGAAAGGAGCAATGAGAATTAAATGAGCCGAACCAAATTTCCTAACCCCGATGGAAGCGCTTTGCCGCGCAATAGCGACAGCGGGAACACAGGTATTTTGAAACACCGCCGCCGCCGTTCCAAAAAACTTATCTTTGCTTTCCAAATTTTTCCCAATGAATCCATCCAAACACGTTTACGAAAATATTCTCGGCGCAATAGGAAATACTCCGCTTGTGCGCATTAACAACATTACAAAAGATATTACCAAAGCAAAAGTGTACGTGAAGCTGGAAACTTTTAACCCGGGAAATTCCATCAAGGACAGAATGGCGCTTAAGATGATTGAAGATGCGGAGAAGGATGGACGATTGAAACCGGGCGGAACGATCATTGAGGGCACGAGTGGAAATACAGGAATGGGATTGGCGATCGCTGCGATCATAAAAGGATACAAATGTATTTTTACTACAACAGATAAACAGTCGAAAGAAAAAGTAGATGCGTTAAAAGCATTCGGCGCCGATGTTATTGTTTGCCCGACGAATGTTGACCCGGAAGATCCACGTTCTTATTATTCTGTTTCATCGCGGTTGGAAAAAGAAGTTCCGAATTCGTGGAAGCCGAACCAGTATGATAATCTTTCGAATTCGCAGGCGCATTACGAGCAGACGGGCCCGGAAATCTGGGAGCAGACGGAAGGAAAGATCACGCATCTTGTTGTTGGTGTTGGAACGGGCGGAACGATCTGCGGCACCGGAAAATTCCTGAAAGAAAAAAATCCGAACATAAAAGTGTGGGGAATTGACACCTATGGATCTGTTTTTAAAAAATACAAGGAGACAGGAATTTTCGACAAGAATGAAATTTATCCGTACATCACGGAAGGCATCGGTGAAGATTTTCTTCCGGCGAATGTTGATTTCAGGGTGATCGATCTTTTTGAAAAAGTAACGGATAAAGATGCGGCGGTGATGACGCGGAGAATTACAAAAGAGGAAGGAATTTTCGCCGGTAATTCTGCAGGATCTGCAATGGCCGGCATTTGTCAGCTTGCTTCGAAATTAAAAGAGACGGATCTTGTTGTTGTAATTTTTCACGATCACGGAACACGTTATCTCGGAAAAATGTTCAACGATGACTGGATGCGGGAAAAAGGATTCTTCGAGCGAAAAGGGCAGACGGCGAAAGATGTGGTTTCTGCAATGAAAACTGCGGAGCTGCACGCGATCGAAGCATCGGAGCCGATCGGGAAAGCGGTGAAGATCATGAGTGAAAAAGATTATTCGCAGATGCCGGT from Bacteroidota bacterium encodes:
- a CDS encoding pyridoxal-phosphate dependent enzyme, producing the protein MNPSKHVYENILGAIGNTPLVRINNITKDITKAKVYVKLETFNPGNSIKDRMALKMIEDAEKDGRLKPGGTIIEGTSGNTGMGLAIAAIIKGYKCIFTTTDKQSKEKVDALKAFGADVIVCPTNVDPEDPRSYYSVSSRLEKEVPNSWKPNQYDNLSNSQAHYEQTGPEIWEQTEGKITHLVVGVGTGGTICGTGKFLKEKNPNIKVWGIDTYGSVFKKYKETGIFDKNEIYPYITEGIGEDFLPANVDFRVIDLFEKVTDKDAAVMTRRITKEEGIFAGNSAGSAMAGICQLASKLKETDLVVVIFHDHGTRYLGKMFNDDWMREKGFFERKGQTAKDVVSAMKTAELHAIEASEPIGKAVKIMSEKDYSQMPVMKDGRIVGSINEQLLFECIVKNPDHKNSPVETIMQPAFPFVDISTPVELLSTMITPENPAVLVREFKTDKNFIITRHDIIKALC